A segment of the Oncorhynchus nerka isolate Pitt River linkage group LG19, Oner_Uvic_2.0, whole genome shotgun sequence genome:
AGTTACAATACTAGCTCAGCACTGCAAACACTAGTTTAGTTATTTTCTTCTGTTAAGTTAAACAGCAGTTACCTAGCCAGCTACATCAGTCAACTACAGAGTAGCATGTTTCTGTTCTTTTTACATCTCGTGAAAGAGTGCAGTGCTCTCCCGTTCTGGTCCAGCCAGCCTTCCAGAAGCTTTGCCTTCAGGTGTCCGCGTGGTCCTAAATCCAGTCGGTTAAACACGCCGAACAGTCTACCCGACCGCTCGGTGGTCGTCCACACGGTCCCAAAGCACACCGCAGCCTTGTTTTggatcacattccaatgatagaACTGGGGGaggcaaaaatgcaatttcagaacgtgtgtgggggggggcatgtCCCCAGTGAGTTGCCACCCTGGCTGTAAAAACCATGAGCTCACACACGTCACCTGATGTGTGTTTACCACCACCATTTATTTGCACCTAGTTGTCTGTAGTGTAATTGCCTGAATATTACCACACTATAAGATACACCCAAATTGGCTCCAACAATAGACATTTACTTTATTTATTGGAAAATGACAAGGTTTCTTGTTTGCAATAAAATAAATTACAAAGTAGCTCGCTAGTGGCCTATTGATTGTTGGGACGCTTGGCCTTACGGCTTGTGTTGGAATCCATGTCACTGTCAACTGGTTTTCTACTCAAATATATTTAGTCACAAAAACAAACACTAATGCAATATGTTTCCAATCAAAACCTGGACTGTTTGGCATTCTGCACAATTATTGAAATCCTGAGTTGAGAACCTGAGAGAAGAGGGAAAACAATGATTCAAAGCACACCAGACTGGAGAAATGTCACACTTTTCTTTCTAAACAGGACTAAATAAGCGCCAGAATTTCACAGTACAGTTAAGTCAAATCCCAACAAGCTTTAGTGTGAACACTTTTATTTACACGATTTTCCAAACATTTTACATTCAGTGCAAATGTATCTTCATTCGTAGGAGAGGGACATCTTATTGGTCAGTTTGCGAGACCCACATTATGCTGATTCCAGGACTAAATTGTATGTAGAACATGCTTTTAGTCCAGAAGTCAGCTCAATCTGAGTCTGGGAAACCAGTCTTTAAAGTGTCTTTCTAACCAGGTATTTCTCCACGTGGTTTTATACATTAGTCTAGAAATAATTTATTGGACTTCTTCACAAAGGGGTGAACATAATTTAAAATCACTTGACCAAATCAAGGATCAGTTGGAATGAAAGCCAGCATACAGGCCACACCATCATCCTCTAAGGATTTGAACCAATCTCTCCATTGGACAGAAAAGTTGATTGGCATATAGCTCCTCCTCTGATTGCAATATCACAATGTTTGAACTAAAAGGGGGTATGAAATGAAGTCATCGTATTAACCCCTTAGTTTCATATAAATAGGTAGTCTATCTGAAATTAAAGACAAGTCTTCACTATGTGGAGACCATCATTGTTTTGACTGAAGTACCCAGCAGGCGACAAAGCATCAGTCTGCTGTAAAATGTAGAAACTGTCTAAACAGAGGGCAGAGTGTCTGGGGTTTTTCTGCTCCTCCCTTGATTAattaattaaggtcactaattagtaaagaactccTCACCTGGTCCTCTAGGTCTTATTTGAAAggaaaaacctgcagacactaggccctccatgtaATGAGTTTGCTACCCATGCCTTGCTTAAAAAGGACCTCCTTACTTCCTCCCTTCCTACTAATAACTGCCCTGACATCATCCTGATTGGATAAGTAAGGGTCAAGTTTAAGTTTCCCACTCAGTCATATCAGGGATCTTCTGGAGAGAAAGGGACGATAATCAGGTATTGGAACTAGGCCCGTCTCTAGTGATTTCATATGGGTGTACTGTCTATCAGCACCCTCTCCCCTACCCAAAACGTATTGTATTATCTCCCCCAGTCTAAGGCATAGAGTCAATTCAGTCACAAAaagcatttgcaaacatttttacaGCTGGCTGTGAAGCAGAAATGGTTGTTGACATTATATACAGTTATAATCCAGATATCTAAAATCCCAAATCAAAATTGTGTTATAGTATAACATTGAAACCCAAGTACAACCCCAAAATAAAGAAATGTGaagatttaatacattttcaacatttgaaaataaaataacttttAGCCTCGTCCCTCCATCAGCACCAGCAAAGTAGTGTTTTcaccagagagacagaagaaaatGTCATAGGGGTCAGAGTTCAATGACAGCCCTCTGGAATTGTCGTTTTTTTGTTTCTTACAAACAAGACGATCATTCTGGAAAAAAGGCGATCTGATTTAGTTGGACTAAGAAAATTAGCAGCATGAGAATAAGCTGTAACACCACTGATTATTATAAAAAGCTAAATCAACAGAAAATAGGAACAAACTCCATCTCTTAAAAAAGGACTACAAAAACCAGGCCTAAAATAGAGTAATGTTTTGTCTTCCAGTCTTAAACTGCTTTCTTATAAATTTCTTATAACACATACGTACATTTATATATTAATATCTCTCACAATTGACATTTTCTTATAGGTCTTTCTGCATTAGCTAATGAAACTAGCATGGGAGCTAGCATAAGAACTAGCATGAGAATTCGCAAAGGACCTAGCATAAGACCTGGCATAGGAAACTAGCATGAGGTATAGAATGGGAAACTAGCATTGAAGCTAGCATGAGGCCTTATATTGAAGCTAGCTGAAGACCTAGCAAGAGAGCTCGCATGGAAGCTAGTCTGAGAAGGCCTAGCTGTACCCTAGCACTTAGCATGATGGCTAGCTAGAGTTGGGTTGAAATGGTACACAATGTTCGGAACAGTCTGTTGTGTGGACTGGGGTGCCGTGAGTCCTGTGAGACTCAGAAGAGGATAGGTTTCCCAGCTGTCTTCTCCTGGACATAGCTGGTGAAGCGTTTGAGGAACTTGGGGTACTCCCTCTTGGCCACAGCCCTCAGAACTGAGGCAGGAGCCCAGCCTCCTGGGTTCACtgtgacagacaggaagagaaaatgCACGTTTACACAGGATATCACAGAGAACAGTTTAATTCACAACACCTTCATATTTAATTAGAGCTGTCAAACGATAAAGAATCGAGTTAATCACATGGTTTTCTGTGGTTAACTACTTGCCGCAGTACAAATATCTCCTATAGTCACCCCTGGTGGAGTGGGTGCGTACAGCGCCACCGCGGGGAGGCAGGAATAGCTAGTAGTAGGCTTGCTTGCCTCTGCACTTGTTGGCTTGCCTATCATTCACTAACCCTATAACATTAACCCGGACCCTAACCTTATTATTCCCGAAAAGGAAGTCACTCAAATCCTAATTGAAGAATACGTAGTTACTGGCAATGTACTACATGGCCATTGTAATACTGCTTATTTTGTCCGTTCTAGCATGGCCATCTCTAGTGCCTATTAGAGCGGTTGAAGAGATGAGCTCACCATTGGCGACGTAGGTGATTTTACAGGTGAGGTTGTCTCTGCTGATCTCTCGGTCGCCCTCTGGTGGGCTAACCAGGGTCTGGCATATCATGGCAATGTTGATTTTGGCACGAACACACCTGTTGGTGGGCTGCAGGGCGACAATGACATGGAGGAAGATCAATTACAAGCATAGGAGATTCTTACCAAGTTGAATATTTTAATTAACCATCATTTTGTTATCATTATTTGGGTTGTCTCACCGAGACACAAATATTTATTGCCAGAGAGACCTGGTCAAAGACGGACCTGAATAAGTGTTTAACTAATCAATACAACACCCCAAAAATCTCGGAGCTCATAAGTGGTAAGATGGGGTCAAATGACCTGGGCGTTGTCGTGGTCCACAGAGAAGTTGCAGACCAGCCAGGTGTCTGGGTCGTTCTCGTTGTTAGCCAGGATCTTCCTCATAGCAGACAAGTACAGCACGTCCCTCTGGGATGCTGGCCACACCCTCTGCAATACAGTTCACATGTATGCTGCTTTACATCACAAGTCTTCAGGTTTTGCCTTTGTCTCCTTCCTTTAAAAACCCAATCTTTTCTCAGAGCccatagattgtgtgtgtgttttacacgTTCCCTCTTACCTTGTGTGTCTGATAGACGATTACAGCGTTGTCCGATAACATCTCCACAACGTTGAAGTTCTCAATGGTGGCTGAATGAATGaaaagagagacggacagagaaacAGATTAGAACATGTCCACTAAAAATAAGGAACAAGAAATGACAGAATTTAATGTTTACAATGTTCAGATGAGACTTACTCTCCCAGTCGTTGCGTACGTTCGTGTCCCAGAAGTAGTGACACAACTCATGTCCCGTGACTCCCTTCACAGAATGGGTGGCCTTCAGGGGGTCCAGGACAATACcattctcctctacctccctcctgtACACCTACACAAAACAGAGAGGGGTACCGTGGTTACTACTTTACTTCAACTATGGGATTGAAGACAGAATGGCTTAGTTGAAGTGCTGGCAACACAAAGGTTATTTCTTTCACATAAGGCACATGCATAAATCAAAtcactcctctcgctctcctttccccctaccttcatctccccctcctccaccaccagctGCCAGTTGGCGTCCCCGCCCATATCCTGCAGCGAGTAGGTCATGTGATTCTGCACCATCTCCTCCACCTATTAAAAGCAACCAGGAAGAGGAACATGAGTGACAGATGGGCTTAAATGTCAGATGGAAATAACAGCTCACTGACAAACACAAATGTGTTAAAGGAAAGACAAACCACTGATTGTACTGTGGTGAGGTAACAGCTATGACATGCAAACTGCAAAGGCCAGTCAATCTCTGTACTAGCAGACAAAGACAAAAGCATGCTAGCTAAATACAGTGTAGTGACTCAGGGGTGGCAACCAATAATATAATgcaggggtgggcaattccagtccttgAGGATTGGTGTCACTGACTATGGGGCTACatggaggatgagaagagagagggatgaggaaggaAAACAAGAGAACACGACCAAACAAAAAGAGAACGAGGTAACGGGAAGAGTGTGATAAGGAAGGAGAAAAAGATgagggggaaaggaagaggaagagagagagagagagagagagagagcatagcgtGAGGGTGACTGTTAAAGTGATGTGTTCATGGACTAAATGAGGCGAATAACCTTGTCAGCGAATCTGTGTGATCCTATGGTGGAGTAGACATCTCCCGGGGGAACTGGACTGGATCTCTGTATCCGCGACTTCTCGGTGTGAGACTAGAGACACACGCGGCCAGGATGAAACACTCAATTTAATATGAAGATTGATCATCATCATAGAATTGGATTTCATCTCTATCAATAGAGGCGGAGGGGTTTTGCCCTGGCTCCTGTACCTGTTCCTCCATCTTGTCTTGTCTGTCAAGAGCGGCTTCAACGGCATCGAAAAACTCATCCTCATTGATCAGGCTGTTAGGCCCCtcctggaggaagaggagagggaggaggaaaaggGAAGAGCAACACGGCGCTCATTACCTACTGAGAACGGGAATGACGGGTGTCTTTTCCCACCTGGCTCAAAACCATCATAGAACCGACCCAGTCGTCTCACCTCGTAATCAGGCCCTCCAAAGTGAGACTTCTTCTTGAGCTCAGAGAGAGCGGAATGGtagccctcctctatcctcctcctcttttcagTCTCCTTGTCCAGTCGCTTCTGCCAgctgtcctctctcttcaccaTCAGGTCAATGCAGTGGGACAGGGTGGACAAAATCCCAGCTGTGGTGGCCTTAAACGTGATCGCCTCGCCCTTAAAGTCTATTCCATTGATGCCCTTAGGGCTCAGAGATCGGAACACTGAACAGAGAAGAATGTGCGTGTAAAAACACACGTTTAAACATAGCTAGGTGTTTTGAAACATTTATTTCAGGACACTAATCGTATTTCATGTTGactacatgcatacacacatggaCTACAAATAGTTTCTCATTTTCAACAAATGGTTTTAAAAGCACAAATAGCCTCAAAAAAGGTTGAACCTGCAAGCTATGTAACCTTTCGATAGAAGTGATTCTGCTGTACTCACGCTTCTCCTTGCTGCCGTTGTTGTTGTGGATGAACTCTCCGTCTGACCGAGTGTTGGGGaaatcatcctcatcatcctcaacaactagagacagaaggagggagagaaaaagagggaacgAGAGATAGAGATCAGCAATCGTCAAACAGTAGTACACCAATCCCTATAAAGCCCCTGCAAAGAGTCATCAATAGAGCCAGAGTAGTGCCAAGAGTTGCCTATGCAGCCACCCAGCACGGCACGCTAACAGAACTCTACTGTCCTCAGAACAACAATGGCCTGGCCTCTTATTCAGGAGTAAGGGATGGATGGACTGAGGGGGCATGAGAGGAGGGAACGAGGAAGGGATTTGATGGGTAACAAAGGAATGGTTTGATTGTTCGTGGTCATTCAGAGCCATCGTTCGGCACAGTGACAAAGCGCAAACTCCACCATGAGCAAATGTTCTggctgcagacagagagggggagagagagagagagagggagagagagagagagagagagagagagagagagagggggtggaggaagagaatgagagggagggagggtgagagacagaaagagtgaggaagggagagagggacagagaaatgaCTGCATCTCAACGAGGGGGTTGACGGAACACATTCCGTTGAAGATTCTGCAAATGTTTCCCCAAAGCTCTGAATATTTTcatgatccacacacacacacacacacacacacacacacacacacacacacacacacacacacacacacgcacgcttaGCATTTCTGCTGGGAACACCAAATAACATTTAGAGACATTTTTGTGGCACTTTGCCATTGTTTTTTGGAGGTAGCTGTTGCGGTGTTTTCTGTTCATTTGCAAGTTAAGCAATAAGTAGGAAGAAACGTATTGGTTTTGCTGTCACAGAGTGCATGTGGAAGGATCTTCCTCCACAGTTACACAAAGGATCGTAGACCTGTGGCTGTCCAGCACTTAAGAATTTATTGTCTGACATAAGCATCTGATTGATTGACAGGTTCATTCATCGTCTTACCTTTGTCTCTCTGCAACTCATCCTTGGAGACAGCGTCGGAGCAGCCGTCAAAGTACTTCTGCAGCGTGTCCACCTGTCTACACAGGATGTCTCTGAACGTCTCCATTTCCGCCAGCTTCTCTCTCAGGCTGTGACCCTTTCGGGTCCAAACAGAGGAGCGGCACGGTCAGAaaacactctgtgtgtgtgtgtgtgtgggggtttagGTCTCACCTTGAAGGAGGATGTGGATGTGGCAGAGTAGCCGCTGGTAGcagacgtgagagacagcatggAGCCATGTCTCCTCAGACTGGGTTCTGACCCATACCCAGACTCCGCctagacacagggagggaagagagtgaCGATAACGTTAAGTATATATCCACATCGCGATCAACTTAACACATTAGCCAAAACATGAAGTGTCCTAAAGCGCTTCGTCAGCAGCAGCAAGGGGAGGTGACATACAAGTCACCGTATCACGCCACTACATCTACCACCACATGTAACGCATCTCAACTCACCCtgtcacacagtcacagacagaccCACGGTGTGTTCAGTCAAACACTCCCGACAGTAATGATCCCCAAGCACCTTCACCGCTACTTGTCACACTGGGACAGAGTATGAGGTGAACGTTAAACACTCTCAGACCCCATTTCTGTCCCATCTCTAGCTCTGTCCTCCCATCCCAATCACTACCTGTGTTTCTGACAAGTCATGCTGACACATTTTCACATGACTCTTTCCTCTGTGTACATGTTATTCACGTGTCTTTTCATATGACCACGGTTCTACGGGTGTGGCAAACAAGGTTTAGCCAATACATCTTGTATGAGAGGATGTGTTATAACGCATATTTTGTTTGACTTAAAAACAACGTCTTAACTTAAATGAGAATCACATCCTCTCTCACCATTACACAAGCACCCCTGTGTGTTTCAGGAGTGTGTGcaacatcaccctgaccacacagTTCTCTCTATGAGCCTGAAACAGCAACACAGTGGGACCGTAGCAACAGTGACCACGGCGACCATGGAACACTGTCACAGAATGGAGTATTGGGTGACTTCCTCTAACAGAGGATAGAATCCTTGACTTCTTACCGAACCCTGACACTTAaaatagagagagcgagcgaggtggGAAAAGAGGGAAGATCTGTCTGGAGAGGACATAGTGATTTACCCGGTGTGAATTAGCACTCAGAAAAGAGTACAGACACTGTGTGGGGCCATAACACAGGGTTAAGGGTTCAAGTGGAACCGAGCGTGTAGCCTAGTTAAACGAAGATGAAGACTGTGTGTGCTTCCATTCCTCACCACCAGGTGGCAGACTGTTCCCATGGCCGCTGCCTGGCCCTGCATCACCCACCCAGAGCTTACTATCGGTCAATGACCAGGAGTAACCATTTTCCTGCCTCCACCAGGGCTTTCAATACTACTGTCGCCCTCTCAGCTATACCCATTTCAACAATGACCATTCAATACAGCCGCTATCTGCCAAATCACAGAGCTGCTAATGAATATAATGCAGTTTCTTATCTGGCTGGTTGATAAAGACTAAATCGGCCACAAGATCAAAGAAGCAGTGTGTTTGCTATCAGTCTATACAAACACATTCATCAGAAATtgtattttcatttttttatttaactagacaagtcaggttttattttacaatgaccgcctaccccggccaaaccctcccctaacccggacgatgctgggccaattgtgcgccaccctacgggactcccgatcacagccaggtgtgatacagcccgggatcgaacccgggtctgtagtgacgcctctagcatctTCGTTTAACTAGGCTACACGCTCGGTTCCACTTGAACCCTTAACCCTGTGTTATGGCCCCACACAGTGTCTGTACTCTTTTCTGAGTGCTAATTCACACCGGGTCAATCACTATGTCCTCTCCAGACAGATATTCCCTCTTTTCccacctcgctcgctctctctatttTAAGTGTCAGGGTTCGGTAAGAAGTCAAGGATTCTATCCTCTGTTAGAGGAAGTCACCCAATACTCCATTCTGTGACAGTGTTCCATGGTTGCCGTGGTCACTGTTGCTACGGTCCCACTGTGTTGCTGTTTCAGGCTCATAGAGAGAActgtgtggtcagggtgatgttgCACACACTCCTGAAACACACAGGGGTGCTTGTGTAATGGTGAGAGAGGAtgtgaccgctgcgccactcaaggACCAAGAAagatggggaagggagagatggagaagaggagagagagagagaaaagagtaaATATGCAATGCCCCAGTCTGAATATAACTTAAACACACACATAGCTACAGTACTAAAACGTCTGTgtcagagtgagtgagagacggagagagagatggactgaTTATGTGAAACCAGCTGTCTATCTAGGTGTACTAACAGATAAGAATATTTTACCAGACAGACGTGGAACTTTTCATACAATCACACACAGACCATGTTTACTAAAGTAGCAAAGAGCAACACAAAATATGATTTACTATATAAAAGAATTTAAGAACATTTTAGCCCTGACCAGATTGTTTTTCTCTAGTGAAAGTTGACACTTTGCTGTGAGTCTGAAGAGCGATCAGAGGGAGACAAGAGACtgcgagggggagagaagggcctcCTCACAGGCCGAGAGTTTCTGACTGTTGACTCACTGTGGGGAGAaggcgtagtgtgtgtgtgtgtgtgactcaatCCTTCCTGCACTGGCTGAATCAGAGGGTCACCCTGGGGCTGGGAGGAACCAAAGGAAGGGGGAAGAGTGTGACACAGAGGGGTTTCCCAAAACCCACTGCCAGGAATGACTAACATGTGtcaggagagagcgaggagaggagggagaggagaaagccTTCCGCATGCGTAGGTTCAGCTGGCGTCCATCCTAGGCCAACCCAACGAGTGTGCTCGCATTCTCCCTTCAGACCTTCGCTTGAAAAATGAGAAGAAAAGCTGAAAAAAACGTTTTGTTTTTCCATCTTGAGATGttgtagccagtatacacttccttaAAATAGTCTGAATTAATCAAAGATAACCCAAGAAATCTGTCATACATTTTTGCGCAATTTTACATgcagatgtttggtgcagtatttctcaaggggaaaaatgtgcatgaaagCATTTGTCTCTAATTGAATGaaacacttaattgaagaatccctacggTTGAGGAAGGGGCATAGACTTCGGCTACAGACTTcggctacagactacagacttCGGCTACAGACTTCGGCTACAGACTTCGGCTACAGACTTCGGCTACAGACTTCGGCTACAGACTTCGGCATGCCTCAAGACAAAATGTGTGCACGAACAGCCGAAAAAAAAAACCTTGAAGACCAAAACTTCACAAAATGTCATAATACGCACGCAACCCGTTTCGGGTGGGAAGCATGGGGATGCCTTAAAGGGATACTCCGGGATTTTGCCCTTTTTTCTTCTTCCCCAGTCAGACGAACTTGgcggataccatttgtatgtctctgcgtgcagctGGAAG
Coding sequences within it:
- the LOC115147171 gene encoding ceramide transfer protein-like, producing MSDNQSWNSSGSDEDVETSESGVGQPVVGVAELGGIISKWTNYIHGWQDRWVVLKNNTLSYYKSQDEREFGCRGSLCLSKAVITPHEFDECRLDVSVNDSVWYLRATDPEHRHQWINSIELHRAESGYGSEPSLRRHGSMLSLTSATSGYSATSTSSFKGHSLREKLAEMETFRDILCRQVDTLQKYFDGCSDAVSKDELQRDKVVEDDEDDFPNTRSDGEFIHNNNGSKEKLFRSLSPKGINGIDFKGEAITFKATTAGILSTLSHCIDLMVKREDSWQKRLDKETEKRRRIEEGYHSALSELKKKSHFGGPDYEEGPNSLINEDEFFDAVEAALDRQDKMEEQSHTEKSRIQRSSPVPPGDVYSTIGSHRFADKVEEMVQNHMTYSLQDMGGDANWQLVVEEGEMKVYRREVEENGIVLDPLKATHSVKGVTGHELCHYFWDTNVRNDWETTIENFNVVEMLSDNAVIVYQTHKRVWPASQRDVLYLSAMRKILANNENDPDTWLVCNFSVDHDNAQPTNRCVRAKINIAMICQTLVSPPEGDREISRDNLTCKITYVANVNPGGWAPASVLRAVAKREYPKFLKRFTSYVQEKTAGKPILF